The window GTCGATACTCTTTTAGGAAATACACTCCATACCCATACAAGCAGATGGTTAAATATTCTTAAGGGAAATAGAATAGGATAAGGCCTGAATGCTGTTGTTAGAAGGTCCGATATCACATGAGAGCGGTTACCCTGCACCATTATCTCAACATGATTAAAGCGTTGAAAAACTACTTTAAGTGCCTCAGGTGTAAAACGATAATAATCGAACGGATCGGCATGTTGCTGGAACATAAATGGTATGGTAATGATTACACATCCTCCTAACTTTAAAACACGTTCTACCTCATCGACAAATAAGAATGGATATTTAAGATGTTCTATTAGTTCCGAAGCTAATACACAATCGAGAGATGCGTCCTTAAAAGGAAGAGCCATAGCGTCAGCTATGATATCGGTCTTACCTTTTATAGGTGTTATGTCTAACCTTATATATTTTTTTGCATTAGAAAACAAAACAGCATAGGGATCATGTCCAGCGCCAGCAATAAGAACATTATCATATTTTGGAATAGATAGTGACTTAATCGATCTCTCAACAAGGAGACGCCTTGCAGTTGGAAAAACTTTTCTAACAATATTAGTTGGATTCATATGCCCTTATCTAATAGTACAAAAATAGCATGCGCAAAGATGGAATAATTATATATTTTTCATGAAGCTATCTACATAATCAATATAATTAGAATAGTTAAAACCTTTAAAGTCTTTGCAATACTTTTTCATGTTAATAATTTTATCCTTCCCAACATTACAGGCTTTA is drawn from Desulfatiglans sp. and contains these coding sequences:
- a CDS encoding class I SAM-dependent methyltransferase produces the protein MNPTNIVRKVFPTARRLLVERSIKSLSIPKYDNVLIAGAGHDPYAVLFSNAKKYIRLDITPIKGKTDIIADAMALPFKDASLDCVLASELIEHLKYPFLFVDEVERVLKLGGCVIITIPFMFQQHADPFDYYRFTPEALKVVFQRFNHVEIMVQGNRSHVISDLLTTAFRPYPILFPLRIFNHLLVWVWSVFPKRVSTAPSGFILIGRK